In Pelmatolapia mariae isolate MD_Pm_ZW linkage group LG2, Pm_UMD_F_2, whole genome shotgun sequence, one DNA window encodes the following:
- the si:dkey-160o24.3 gene encoding N-acetyllactosaminide beta-1,3-N-acetylglucosaminyltransferase 2, whose product MARCYFRWRRVLICVCTPCIFLALLFVYVGFTVCMSMAAPASEIMPKSPHFVANGILRNKTFAPLSITFWESQRQKKAFWNQLQLAIDRQFNPILHPHKSKRLMRNSSFDNFLLKKSFSAVRRLDNMTYDVDELPEQVQDFTRYMQTRDYPVLLQPGGECGAQGKDEREDPLLLFAIKTTADNFNNRQAIRQTWGQVGWVAGQKINGSGRDNGGAYVRRVFLLGKQNAKEPDVDVSELLKLESKLYGDILQWDFEDTFFNLTLKDVLFWSWFSHSCKQTHFVFKGDDDIFVNTPKLITYLQIQMEKPRVKKNMHNFMFGDVIGAASPNRVNISKYFIPHSFYKGLYPAYAGGGGLVYSGQLTRRLHLISKRVHLFPIDDVYVGMCMVRLNAFPTHNHAFLMFDFLKNEGKDPCSYHTILVIHKRSPNQMVKLWTDLKETQAQCRDVPLRVEEKKENKIISTTL is encoded by the coding sequence ATGGCACGGTGTTACTTTCGCTGGCGCAGGGTGTTAATCTGTGTGTGCACACCTTGCATCTTCCTGGCCCTGCTCTTTGTCTACGTTGGTTTCACGGTGTGTATGAGCATGGCAGCACCAGCGAGTGAAATCATGCCAAAGAGTCCTCATTTTGTGGCCAATGGAATTTTAAGAAATAAGACCTTCGCCCCACTCTCTATAACTTTCTGGGAGAGCCAACGCCAGAAAAAAGCTTTTTGGAACCAGCTCCAGCTGGCCATTGACCGCCAATTTAACCCCATCCTGCACCCACATAAATCCAAGAGATTAATGAGGAATAGCAGCTTTGATAATTTCCTGCTGAAGAAGAGTTTCTCTGCAGTTCGCAGACTTGACAACATGACGTATGATGTTGACGAGTTACCAGAGCAGGTGCAAGACTTCACCAGGTACATGCAGACAAGAGACTACCCGGTTCTCCTCCAGCCAGGTGGAGAATGTGGAGCTCAGGGAAAAGACGAGCGGGAGGACCCTCTGCTTCTCTTTGCCATCAAAACAACAGCGGATAACTTCAACAACCGACAGGCTATTCGGCAGACCTGGGGCCAGGTGGGATGGGTGGCAGGACAGAAGATAAATGGCAGTGGCAGAGATAATGGTGGAGCCTATGTCCGCAGGGTGTTCCTGCTGGGCAAGCAAAACGCCAAAGAACCGGATGTGGATGTGTCTGAGTTACTCAAGTTGGAGAGTAAGCTCTATGGAGATATTCTGCAGTGGGACTTTGAGGATACATTTTTCAATCTCACCTTGAAGGATGTGCTCTTCTGGAGCTGGTTCTCACACTCTTGCAAGCAGACCCACTTTGTCTTCAAAGGAGATGATGACATCTTTGTCAACACACCAAAACTGATAACCTACCTCCAGATCCAGATGGAGAAGCCGCGTGTGAAGAAGAACATGCACAACTTCATGTTTGGGGACGTCATAGGAGCAGCTTCACCCAACCGAGTCAACATCTCAAAGTACTTTATCCCACACAGCTTCTACAAAGGGTTATACCCTGCATATGCGGGCGGGGGAGGGTTGGTGTACTCGGGTCAGTTGACCAGACGCCTGCACTTAATTTCTAAAAGAGTTCACCTGTTCCCCATCGATGACGTGTACGTAGGGATGTGCATGGTTAGGCTCAATGCCTTCCCCACGCACAACCATGCCTTCCTCATGTTTGACTTCCTTAAAAATGAAGGGAAAGACCCGTGTTCGTACCACACCATCTTAGTGATCCACAAGCGAAGCCCCAACCAGATGGTGAAACTTTGGACTGACTTGAAAGAGACACAGGCACAATGTCGAGATGTGCCTCTGAGAGTTGAagagaagaaggaaaacaaaataatctCCACCACTTTGTAG